From Theileria orientalis strain Shintoku DNA, chromosome 4, complete genome, the proteins below share one genomic window:
- a CDS encoding uncharacterized protein (leucine carboxyl methyltransferase family protein) — MKLVLNRLVSGSKWAPFILVWKRNCVEKGYYDDDFIKHFTIKTNMPALAHLFMYLRVTGIRKVISTFFESFKGQKLQLVNLGCGLDCISLWVLKKYDNVTCFDLDLEYQIKLKLEIFSRTKEILSLFPDYELTENMFKSSRYTVFPCDLRNIDELDKLKEFGFSSELPTIYLSEFVLTYVENHLSNKTNPSSFFAKWYFPLVQSLENFKDMLTLAQFCNHWVIGVACKNPNEYKNFMERFNEYELNNDDVEDELMYQFDPKDLHKEFDIVPLQQFVETMYGDPFSIISEDQKAFYDHHSITSEVYHLLQIISSLNCKYPSKNIKRTLHGRITKGLFVIEEG, encoded by the exons ATGAAGTTGGTACTAAACAGACTTGTTTCAGGTTCCAAATGGGCACCTTTCATCCTTGTTTGGAAGAG GAACTGTGTTGAAAAAGGCTACTACGACGACGACTTcattaaacattttacCATTAAAACGAATATGCCCGCTCTTGCGCATCTAT TCATGTACTTGAGGGTGACGGGAATTCGGAAGGTTATTAGTACCTTTTTCGAGTCGTTCAAGGGACAGAAGCTCCAACTCGTTAATCTCGGATGCGGGCTCGACTGTATTTCACTATGGGTTTTGAAAAAGTACGACAACGTCACCTGCTTCGACCTTGACCTGGAATACCAGATAAAGTTGAAGCTTGAGATATTTTCAAGGACGAAAGAGATACTGTCTCTCTTTCCTGACTATGAGCTAACAGAAAACATGTTCAAATCCTCCAGATACACAGTG TTTCCTTGTGACTTGAGGAATATTGATGAACTCGATAAGTTAAAAGAGTTTGGTTTTTCCAGTGAACTTCcaactatttatttgagtgaatttgttttaacatATGTCGAGAATCATTTATCGAACAAG ACAAATCCTTCAAGCTTCTTTGCCAAGTGGTACTTTCCTCTTGTTCAG AGTcttgaaaattttaaagacaTGCTAACTCTGGCACAGTTTTGTAATCACTGGGTAATAGGTGTAGCATGTAAAAACCCTAATGAATATAAGAATTTTATGGAAAGATTCAATGAATATGAACTGAACAACGATGATGTGGAAGACGAACTTATGTACCAGTTCGACCCGAAAGACTTACACAAAGAATTTGATATTGTCCCACTACAACAATTTGTTGAAACAATGTACGGAGATCCTTTTTCTATCATCTCCGAAGATCAAAAGGCCTTTTATGACCATCATTCCATAACATC aGAGGTGTATCATCtgttacaaataatatcatctttaaattgtaaatatccatcaaaaaatataaaacgtACTTTGCATGGAAGGATAACTAAAGGCTTATTTGTTATTGAGGAAGGCTAA
- a CDS encoding uncharacterized protein (protein kinase, core domain containing protein) encodes MAFNNCKQWNTEFKDIYGMDIEYVKNSEFEKLKDIVTVWELINGHIGREFDECVEKGLAKANLLFNELVHISSILKQYYIPSIKCNAKVVNNSNINGNITTNVNNNGNVASTGNNAVVNTTNNNIKENDLNHITKTPKLFKINRPLRNNVSRTTVSTSNSSKEGTEDNGSRCKIKYCNTYKESNIKITGYGNNDYAYNASLKYIRRNVPCVIIKNYIILHLINEGSVGKVYLAIDYKKNVYAVKIITKGDDYHTFNKIKDELLIASKMKHDNIVETYSILETNSKLLIFMEYCAGGDLITYIRRNGSISEQVVKKMFKMLLRSVKYLHDLNIYHRDIKPENILLKPVSSVSCNGNMSNSGNMVVMNNCSKNDANSINVCNIGGNIIGINKILTNYVLKLGDFGASVRAKNDTRLYETVGTMSYAAPELLEGVSGYYGEKADMWSLGVVLFAMLYGQLPYTTQEESVEGILKQIMGRKLAFPKYKTSEEVKHLISLMLEINPHNRIGLKQVCSHEWVTGKRMDIDHVKVVDLKKESMEKEINSTLNIIVDEII; translated from the exons ATGGCATTTAACAACTGTAAGCAGTGGAATACAGAATTTAAAGACATTTACGGGATGGATATAGAGTACGTAAAGAATAGCGAATTTGAAAAACTAAAAGACATAGTAACAGTATGGGAA TTGATTAATGGACATATTGGAAGGGAGTTTGATGAATGCGTGGAGAAGGGGTTGGCGAAGGcaaatttactatttaatGAATTAGTACACATATCATCAATACTTAAGCAATACTACATACCATCGATAAAGTGTAACGCTAAAGTGGTAaataacagtaacataAACGGTAATATTACTACCAATGTGAACAATAACGGTAATGTTGCCAGTACTGGTAATAACGCCGTCGTCAATACaacaaataacaatattaaagAGAATGATTTAAACCATATAACTAAAACCcctaaattgtttaaaatcaatagACCATTGAGAAACAACGTAAGTAGAACAACAGTGAGTAcaagtaacagtagtaaagAAGGTACAGAAGATAATGGAAGTAgatgtaaaattaaatactgtaacacatataaagaaagtaatattaaaataactgGCTATGGAAACAACGATTATGCGTACAACGCAAGTTTAAAGTACATAAGAAGAAACGTACCATGCgtgataataaaaaattatattattctACATTTAATAAACGAAGGATCGGTGGGAAAGGTCTATTTGGCAATAGACTATAAGAAGAACGTGTACGcagtaaaaataataacaaaaggCGACGATTATCACAcgtttaacaaaattaagGATGAATTGTTAATAGCTAGTAAAATGAAACACGATAACATAGTGGAGACATATTCAATACTTGAAACAAATTCCAaactattaatatttatggaGTACTGCGCTGGAGGAGATTTGATAACATACATAAGAAGAAATGGAAGCATAAGTGAACAGGTGGTAAAGAAAATGTTCAAGATGCTACTGAGGTCCGTAAAGTACCTACACGACCTAAACATATATCACAGAGATATAAAGCCAGAAAACATATTACTGAAGCCAGTGAGTAGCGTTAGCTGCAACGGAAACATGAGTAACAGCGGTAACATGGTCGTAATGAATAACTGTAGCAAAAACGACGCAAACAGCATCAATGTGTGTAACATTGGAGGTAACATCATCggaattaacaaaatactGACCAACTATGTGCTGAAGTTGGGGGACTTCGGAGCATCAGTTAGGGCGAAAAACGACACCAGACTCTACGAAACGGTGGGAACGATGAGCTACGCAGCACCAGAATTGCTGGAAGGAGTGTCGGGGTACTACGGAGAAAAGGCGGACATGTGGAGCCTAGGAGTGGTCTTGTTTGCAATGCTGTACGGCCAGCTGCCGTACACGACGCAGGAGGAAAGCGTCGAGGGCATACTCAAGCAAATAATGGGAAGGAAGTTGGCCTTCCctaaatataaaacaagCGAAGAAGTGAAGCATCTCATTTCACTGATGTTGGAGATAAATCCACACAATAGAATTGGTCTGAAACAGGTGTGTTCGCACGAATGGGTAACGGGAAAGAGAATGGACATCGATCACGTAAAGGTAGTGGACCTTAAAAAGGAATCCatggaaaaggaaataaacaGCACCCTGAACATAATAGTCGAcgaaataatataa
- a CDS encoding structure-specific recognition protein 1, with product MRQGQTRYSYIVMQFEADHETKVDLNLQENDMKQFKLDKTLEGKASYIEAYSHTSTRATFVNECPLGKTYNVISRLFGSLVNRSIVVPGDFKSEKGDSAISCTYKATSGHLFPLNRSFLFIVKPVIFIRWVLLPTLAIKLAPVPVDWAALTNAMLFEDIVSVEFSRTGVTTQNRFFAILVSMRGAIEYEFTNIDKSEYKFLYDYLISKQVKVVNAEDTERHERQTFASGVCISQCTFVAWKQAHERNVQTAMASEVLDVDRKEVKRTGKLTVSRKRAAVELGYYEDEFVHVFGETYNQIPIVSLTYVHRVFSSRMISDLFVESFNGKPVQFVNLGGGLDTLCFYLLKKHPNVICFDTDLETQVKLKCELMAGHQIFTDLLPDLKLENGFYSSSRYKMFPLDLTRIEDFQRLLDAGFSKDLPTLFFAECVFMYIDPDVLNEVGHDGYFTKALVEKYKEHKLKLSAFQRYRTPEDIKQRFKDLGWELVSATRGTTFWNLLPESERKRVLNLQSFNEFEGLGLHYGYGFCCVASNKYDNPALHKTIFTDGMKANEESELHLEDIDYHLKRTSPSFNKQFFDRFFSELWIKVCVELGYYDDEFIEFFADPATQSSLLSIVHHIRTVSIRMVADLFVESFNGKPVQFVNLGGGLDTLCFYLLKKHPNVICFDTDLETQVKLKCELMAGHQIFTDLLPDLKLENGFYSSSRYKMFPLDLTRIEDFQRLLDAGFSKDLPTMYIAEFSSMYVEAEPMNKFLKFLNEFSNDDSVYFFTEAHFVSNSLGCAVYRTLESQIKRYEDLSWKLKLVSYNDFYNHNFETEEKKRILKLEDFKEMDELGTACSHMISGLCYKSDRNLSKVLNLFRTYDNHTNLNYYDMPYGINFSKPDFDKALFRHPELREINRRRDHDRRNKQLFRKTIAQKAWELPFSKIWIYIISK from the exons ATGAGACAGGGGCAAACGAGATATTCTTACATCGTGATGCAATTTGAAGCAGATCACGAGACCAAAGTGGATTTAAACTTGCAGGAAAATGACATGAAGCAGTTTAAGCTGGATAAGACTCTGGAAGGTAAGGCTAGTTACATTGAAGCATACTCTCATACCAGTACGCGAGCAACTTTTGTAAATGAATGCCCTTTAGGGAAAACTTACAATGTGATTTCAAGACTGTTTGGTTCTCTCGTTAACAGATCCATAGTGGTCCCAGGAGATTTTAAATCGGAGAAGGGAGACTCA GCAATATCGTGCACGTACAAGGCCACAAGTGGACACCTCTTCCCCCTGAACCGGTCATTCCTATTCATAGTCAAGCCAGTCATTTTCATAAGGTGGGTGCTGCTGCCGACATTGGCAATAAAACTGGCACCTGTGCCAGTAGATTGGGCTGCCCTGACTAACGCAATGTT ATTCGAAGACATCGTCAGCGTCGAGTTCAGTAGAACCGGAGTTACCACGCAGAACCGCTTCTTTGCGATTTTGGTATCCATGAGAGGCGCAATAGAGTACGAGTTCACGAACATTGACAAGTCGGAATACAAG TTCCTGTACGACTACTTGATCTCTAAGCAGGTCAAGGTCGTCAACGCCGAGGACACTGAAAGG CATGAACGACAGACGTTCGCGTCAGGGGTGTGTATTAGTCAGTGTACATTTGTGGCTTGGAAACAGGCACACGAGCGCAATGTGCAAACg GCAATGGCCTCTGAAGTTTTAGACGTAGATCGAAAAGAAGTGAAGAGAACTGGCAAGTTGACGGTATCTCGCAAACG GGCGGCAGTCGAACTAGGGTACTATGAAGATGAGTTCGTCCACGTCTTTGGTGAAACTTACAATCAAATTCCTATAGTCAGCCTGA CATATGTTCACCGTGTTTTTTCGTCTCGTATGATCTCCGACTTGTTCGTTGAGAGTTTCAATGGGAAACCTGTtcaatttgtaaatttggGTGGCGGTTTGGACACTTTGTGTTTCTACCTTCTTAAAAAACATCCTAATGTTATCTGTTTTGACACTGACCTTGAGACTCAGGTGAAGCTGAAATGTGAGTTGATGGCCGGCCACCAGATTTTCACTGATCTCCTTCCCGACTTAAAACTCGAAAATGGGTTTTACTCATCCAGCAGATACAAAATG TTTCCCCTTGACCTCACTCGCATTGAAGATTTCCAGAGACTACTTGACGCAGGATTCTCGAAAGA TCTTCCAACTCTTTTCTTCGCAGAGTGCGTTTTCATGTATATTGACCCAGATGTACTAAATGAG GTGGGACATGATGGCTACTTCACCAAGGCCCTCGTTGAGAAATATAAG GAACACAAATTGAAACTCTCCGCCTTCCAAAGGTATAGAACGCCCGAAGATATCAAACAGAG GTTTAAGGACTTGGGGTGGGAACTGGTTAGTGCCACTCGCGGTACAACTTTTTGGAACCTGCTGCCCGAATCAGAGAGAAAACGCGTATTG AATCTCCAATCTTTTAACGAGTTTGAGGGACTGGGTTTACACTACGGATATGGATTTTGTTGTGTGGCATCGAATAAATATGACAATCCGGCACTTCataaaactatatttacGGATGGGATGAAGGCCAACGAAGAATCTGAACTACATTTGGAAGATATTGACTATCATTTGAAGAGAACATCGCCATCGTTCAACAAGCAATTTTTTGACAGGTTTTTCTCGGAGCTCTGGATCAAGG TTTGCGTTGAACTTGGGTATTACGACGACGAGTTTATTGAGTTTTTCGCCGACCCGGCTACCCAGAGTTCACTTTTAAGTATAG TGCATCATATTAGAACGGTATCCATTCGTATGGTCGCCGACTTGTTCGTTGAGAGTTTCAATGGGAAACCTGTtcaatttgtaaatttggGTGGCGGTTTGGACACTTTGTGTTTCTACCTTCTTAAAAAACATCCTAATGTTATCTGTTTTGACACTGACCTTGAGACTCAGGTGAAGCTGAAATGTGAGTTGATGGCCGGCCACCAGATTTTCACTGATCTCCTTCCCGACTTAAAACTCGAAAATGGGTTTTACTCATCCAGCAGATACAAAATG TTTCCCCTTGACCTCACTCGCATTGAAGATTTCCAGAGACTACTTGACGCAGGATTCTCGAAAGA TCTTCCGACAATGTACATTGCTGAATTTTCATCAATGTATGTTGAAGCAGAGCCCATGAACAAG TTTCTTAAATTTCTAAATGAGTTCTCAAATGATGATTCggtttacttttttactgAAGCG CATTTTGTATCTAACTCACTCGGTTGTGCCGTTTACAGAACCTTAGAATCGCAAATTAAAAG GTACGAGGACCTTTCTTGGAAACTTAAGCTTGTGTCTTATAACGACTTTTATAACCACAACTTTGAAACAgaagaaaagaagagaATTCTG AAATTGGAAGACTTTAAAGAAATGGACGAACTTGGAACCGCTTGCTCACATATGATAAGTGgtttatgttacaaaagTGACAGAAATTTGTCAAAggttttaaatctatttcGCACATACGATAATCACACGAACTTAAACTACTACGACATGCCCTATGGCATAAATTTTTCTAAACCGGATTTTGAC AAAGCTTTATTTCGACACCCTGAACTTAGGGAGATTAATCGACGAAGAGACCATGACAGACgaaataaacaactatTTCGGAAAACTATAGCGCAAAAGGCCTGGGAACTCCCATTTTCCAAAATTTGGATTTACATTATTTCAAAATAG
- a CDS encoding 60S ribosomal L1/L10a protein has product MSKLSMDRLNDAITAVLEGSKTKKRNFVETVELQISLKDYDTQRDKRFSGSVVLGSAPRRNMKVCVFGDAVHCDEAKALGVDYVDLEGLKKFNRNKLMVKKLANSYSAFLASQSLLPQIPRFLGPGLNKAGKFPTQLLHTDKMEDKINELKATVKFQLKKVLCMGVAVGNVEMSPEQLRANIVLSLNYLVSLLKKNWNNIKGLTIKSTMGKPYRIYG; this is encoded by the exons ATGAG taAGCTTTCAATGGATAGATTAAACGACGCCATTACGGCGGTCCTGGAGGGCTCCAAGACAAAGAAGCGTAATTTTGTCGAGACTGTTgaattacaaatat CCCTCAAAGATTATGATACCCAAAGGGATAAGCGTTTCTCAGGATCAGTCGTACTTGGATCGGCTCCACGCAGGAACATGAAGGTATGCGTGTTCGGAGACGCAGTGCATTGCGATGAAGCAAAGGCCCTGGGAGTGGATTATGTGGACTTGGAAGGCCTCAAAAAGTTCAACAGGAACAAATTGATGGTTAAGAAGTTAGCAAACAGCTACAGCGCCTTCCTCGCGTCACAATCGCTACTGCCGCAAATCCCACGTTTCCTAGGTCCAGGTCTGAACAAGGCAGGTAAATTCCCTACCCAACTGCTGCATACGGACAAAATGGAAGACAAGATAAACGAATTAAAGGCAACTGTTAAGTTtcagctgaagaaggtgctATGCATGGGAGTAGCAGTGGGAAACGTTGAAATGTCCCCGGAACAGCTGAGGGCGAACATAGTGCTGTCTCTGAACTACCTAGTTTCACTATTGAAGAAGAACTGGAACAATATTAAGGGATTAACTATTAAATCGACCATGGGAAAACCATACAGAATATACGGttaa
- a CDS encoding leucine carboxyl methyltransferase encodes MTANKPDDVINTSHGVSNFKRCAVDRGYYKDDFIKLFTSPYQSLQAIDLWAYLRITTLRKLVHEFMETFKGEKVQFVDLGSGLSTFSLYLLHTYENVVCFDMDFIHHMRHKAQLIHSSNRFSHLNYKLVDGLLVSDTYKMVHMDFENLEEVYKLEDHGVSRDLPTFFLSEFCLTYVENDKSDKVIEFLAGFSNRPSAYAFLDYVGSWTKFGKWYSDLFEKFGAEFKSFRKYDTIEKHVRRHKELGWDYTMVNQMTFTYNEILTDEERRRVVNLDNFKDFHEAGVYCNHTVIGAAVKPKEELSRLVDLYDSAKKGQHSGKKSPDFIPYDHGFDPDEFDECFNSSRLFTAHSCILGLQVMSNEKRASKFSWSPLIIVLKRNSIELKYYEGEHYKYFAPKTPQIPFHSMYSYIRVTGNRKIFEKFIRCSPNQKIQFVNLGSGLDITSLWILEKFKNAVCFDLDLESQIRMKVNVIKNTQELLNMFPEHTITDTTFHSDKYHILPCDFRNLDELDKLKEFGFSSELPTIYLSEFVLTYVENHLSNKVIERLSNMCSGPSILLYHEYKNNTPLYSLTEYYTEELQIERFFIINYKLIRYKTLGWDNTHILYYNSVYNYMIDKNERKRVRSIENFKDMKHLAVMCSHSAIGVSVKNCNGMEDFLKFLDSSHFDDDLDNMLPKYSDKEIESVFDLKFFDEITQHLYNVTCAPNTEESRAFFDRFSKFS; translated from the exons ATGACCGCAAACAAGCCTGATGATGTTATAAACACAAGTCACGGAGTTTCTAACTTTAAGAG GTGTGCCGTCGACAGGGGCTACTACAAAGACGATTTTATTAAGTTGTTCACCTCTCCATATCAATCGTTGCAGGCCATTGACTTGT GGGCCTATCTAAGGATCACCACTCTCAGGAAATTGGTCCACGAGTTCATGGAGACTTTCAAAGGCGAAAAGGTCCAGTTTGTCGATTTGGGTTCCGGCCTCTCCACCTTTTCACTTTACTTGCTGCATACTTATGAAAACGTCGTTTGTTTCGATATGGACTTTATACATCATATGCGCCACAAGGCTCAGCTTATTCACAGTTCCAACCGGTTTTCTCACTTGAACTATAAGCTTGTCGATGGGCTGCTGGTCTCTGACACCTACAAAATG GTGCACATGGATTTTGAGAATCTTGAGGAAGTTTACAAATTGGAAGACCATGGAGTCTCCAGGGATCTTCCGACTTTCTTTTTGTCCGAGTTCTGTCTAACTTATGTGGAAAACGACAAATCCGACAAG GTCATTGAATTCCTGGCTGGATTCTCAAATAGGCCTTCAGCCTACGCCTTCCTAGACTAC GTTGGAAGCTGGACCAAGTTTGGGAAGTGGTACAGCGACCTTTTTGAG AAATTTGGGGCCGAGTTTAAATCCTTTCGGAAATACGACACCATTGAAAAGCACGTGCGAAG ACATAAGGAACTTGGTTGGGACTACACTATGGTAAACCAGATGACTTTTACGTACAATGAGATTCTAACTGATGAGGAGAGGCGGAGGGTAGTG AACCTGGATAATTTCAAGGACTTTCACGAAGCCGGGGTGTACTGTAATCATACTGTGATTGGGGCAGCAGTTAAGCCCAAAGAAGAGCTCTCGAGGCTGGTTGACCTGTACGATAGTGCAAAAAAGGGCCAACACAGTGGGAAGAAATCCCCTGATTTTATTCCATACGATCATGGGTTTGATCCCGACGAGTTTGAC GAATGTTTCAATTCGTCACGTCTTTTCACAGCACATTCTTGTATTTTGGGGCTCCAAGTCATGAGCAATGAAAAGCGTGCGTCCAAATTCAGCTGGTCTCCTCtcattattgttttaaaaag GAATTCCATCGAGTTGAAATACTATGAAGGAGAACACTATAAGTACTTTGCTCCCAAAACCCCGCAGATTCCCTTCCATAGCATGT ACTCGTATATTAGAGTAACAGGGAACAGGAAGATTTTCgaaaaatttattagatGCTCCCCGAATCAAAAAATTCAATTTGTTAACTTGGGATCAGGGCTAGACATAACGTCTCTCTGGATCCTTGagaaatttaaaaacgcAGTTTGCTTTGATTTGGACCTGGAGAGTCAAATTAGGATGAAGGTGAAcgttattaaaaacaccCAAGAACTGCTAAATATGTTTCCTGAGCATACTATCACTGATACGACCTTTCACTCCGATAAATACCACATT cTGCCTTGCGACTTCAGGAATCTTGATGAACTTGATAAGTTAAAAGAGTTTGGTTTTTCCAGTGAACTTCcaactatttatttgagtgaatttgttttaacatATGTCGAGAATCATTTGTCAAACAAG GTTATTGAACGGCTCTCCAATATGTGTTCTGGACCTTCCATTTTGCTCTATCACGAATAT aAAAATAACACTCCACTCTACTCACTGACCGAATACTATACCGAAGAGTTACAAATCGAAaggttttttattataaattataaattaattagatATAAAACTCTGGGTTGGGATAACACACATATCTTGTATTACAATTCCGTTTATAACTACATGATTGACAAGAATGAGAGAAAGAGAGTACGG AGtattgaaaattttaaagacaTGAAGCACCTTGCTGTGATGTGTAGCCATTCCGCTATAGGAGTTTCAGTCAAAAACTGCAACGGAATGGAAgactttttaaaatttttagacTCGTCTCATTTTGAtgatgatttggataatATGTTACCAAAGTACAGTGATAAGGAAATCGAAAGCGTGTTTGACCTTAAATTCTTTGACGAAATTACTCAACATCTTTATAATGTTACGTGTGCACCAAATACCGAGGAATCACGAGCATTTTTTGATAGATTCAGTAAAttttcataa
- a CDS encoding structure-specific recognition protein 1, translated as MATLTSVSSFGNIKGPDVPDFGAFKVSSELFGWKNKRTGEVIQHRSTDVSTITFVKTNSSRNSLKSGIINILDLYQLRIELNESKNYKVLRFDGFTEKNVHDLNNHFTEHYKLSCEKDEVAGSGWHWGTYEFENATFRLRINNSSGIDIDTKSIAQATIPSKTDLAIELKTNSTVFNSDDLVEIRFCVPGKTDPEDAEIQLEDLKQTFLMKSGLDEMKSEKIALLMDVPLIVPRGRYEIEFTKRSIKLHGKSYDYTLLYSNVIRMFLLPKPNSPHVNFILATQSHALTCPCEGNFGEQLAVIGYDFEHV; from the exons atggcCACACTTACTAGTGTTTCATCCTTTGGTAATATCAAGGGCCCGGATGTACCAGACTTT GGAGCTTTTAAAGTATCATCAGAGCTATTCGGATGGAAAAATAAGAGAACAGGGGAAGTAATACAGCACAGAAGCACGGACGTGTCAACAATAACGTTCGTGAAGACGAATTCAAGTAGGAATAGCTTAAAAAGTGGCATCATAAACATTTTAGACCTGTATCAACTGAGAATAGAGTTGAATGAATCAAAAAACTACAAGGTCCTGAGATTTGACGGATTCACGGAGAAG AACGTCCACGACCTGAACAACCACTTCACCGAACACTATAAGTTGAGCTGCGAAAAGGATGAAGTCGCAGGAAGCGGCTGGCACTGGGGAACCTACGAGTTCGAGAACGCAACCTTCCGCCTGAGGATCAACAACAGCTCGGGCATCGACATAGACACGAAGTCAATAGCGCAAGCGACAATTCCGTCGAAGACGGACCTGGCAATCGAGCTTAAAACAAACAGCACAGTGTTCAATTCAGACGATTTGGTGGAGATTAGGTTCTGCGTCCCAGGAAAGACCGACCCCGAGGACGCAGAGATAcagctggaggacctgaaaCAG ACTTTCTTGATGAAAAGCGGTTTGGATGAGATGAAGAGTGAGAAGATCGCCCTGCTCATGGACGTGCCGCTCATAGTGCCCAGAGGAAGGTACGAGATTGAGTTCACGAAGAGGAGCATAAAGCTGCACGGAAAGAGCTACGACTACACACTGCTGTACTCGAACGTAATAAGGATGTTTCTCCTGCCGAAGCCGAACAGTCCTCACGTTAACTTCATACTAG CTACGCAATCACACGCACTCACGTGCCCATGCGAAGGAAATTTTGGAGAACAGTTGGCTGTTATCGGTTACGATTTTGAGCatgtttaa